One Falco cherrug isolate bFalChe1 chromosome 11, bFalChe1.pri, whole genome shotgun sequence DNA window includes the following coding sequences:
- the LOC129737093 gene encoding RING finger protein 223, protein MAEPAQKGGVGQGGRREDEAAAAAPSYEDYECKICYNYFDLERRAPKLLECLHTFCQECLSQLHLRAAQQPPAAEPGPGPARAPGGSLACPLCRHRTALPDHRVHGLPVNTKLAAACPPQLRARDPLPQDSLPPLPPRRPPRAREAAAALAPPPAAPAGRAGPRSSGGGYESCQSCKRAALSAGCVCVVVSFLSMVVLLFTGLIFVNQYGGDAGPGASASPSPVGPICLSVASILALFSVVVTWLICWLKYRPEAAAATANGTPRGRAAAARRSDT, encoded by the coding sequence ATGGCCGAGCCGGCGCAGAAGGGCGGCGTAGGgcagggcgggcggcgggaggatgaggcggcggcggccgcccccaGCTACGAGGACTACGAGTGCAAGATCTGCTACAACTATTTCGACCTGGAGCGGCGGGCGCCCAAGCTGCTGGAGTGCCTGCACACCTTCTGCCAGGAGTGCCTGAGCCAGCTGCACCTGCGCGCcgcccagcagccccccgccgccgagCCGGGGCCCGGGCCCGCCCGCGCGCCCGGCGGCTCGCTGGCCTGCCCGCTCTGCCGCCACCGCACGGCGCTGCCCGACCACCGCGTCCACGGCCTCCCCGTCAACACCAAGCTggccgccgcctgcccgccgCAGCTGCGGGCCCGCGACCCGCTACCCCAGGACAGcctgccgccgctgccgccccgccgcccgccccgcgcccgggaggcggcggccgccctcgccccgccgcccgccgcccccgccggccgcgccgggccgcgcTCCTCGGGCGGCGGCTACGagagctgccagagctgcaagCGGGCGGCGCTGAGCGCCGGCTGCGTGTGCGTCGTCGTCTCCTTCCTCTCCATGGTGGTGCTGCTCTTCACCGGCCTCATCTTCGTCAACCAGTACGGCGGCGACGCCGGGCCCGGCGCCTCGGCCTCGCCGTCGCCGGTGGGGCCCATCTGCCTGTCGGTGGCCAGCATCCTCGCCCTCTTCTCTGTCGTCGTCACATGGCTCATCTGCTGGCTCAAGTACCGGcccgaggcggcggcggcgaccGCCAACGGCaccccgcggggccgggcggcggccgcccgcAGGAGCGACACGTAG